Proteins from a genomic interval of Rosa chinensis cultivar Old Blush chromosome 2, RchiOBHm-V2, whole genome shotgun sequence:
- the LOC112183591 gene encoding probable mannitol dehydrogenase codes for MVMSHEQEHPKKAFGWAARDSSGVLSPFRFSRRETGEKDVTFKVLYCGICHSDLHNVKNEWGSSTYPLVPGGHEIVGEVTEVGSNVKKFKVGDKVGVGCLVGAYQSCDSCTDHLENYCPKQILTYGAKYYDGTTTYGGYSDIMVADEHFIVRIPNNLPLDSAAPLLCAGITTYSPLRYYGLDKPGMHVGVVGLGGLGHVAVKFAKAMGVKVTVISTSPKKEEEAIKHLGADSFLVSRDQDQM; via the exons atggtgatGTCTCACGAGCAAGAACACCCCAAGAAGGCATTTGGATGGGCTGCAAGAGATTCATCTGGTGTTCTCTCCCCCTTCCGTTTCTCCAGAAG GGAAACCGGAGAGAAAGACGTGACGTTCAAAGTGTTGTACTGTGGGATTTGCCATTCGGACCTTCACAATGTCAAGAATGAATGGGGCTCCTCTACCTATCCTCTGGTTCCCGGCGG CCATGAGATTGTTGGTGAAGTAACGGAAGTAGGGAGCAatgtaaaaaaattcaaagttggagacaaagtcGGTGTTGGATGCTTAGTGGGAGCTTACCAATCTTGTGATAGTTGTACCGACCACCTTGAGAACTACTGCCCCAAACAAATACTCACGTACGGTGCCAAGTACTACGACGGAACCACCACCTATGGAGGTTACTCTGACATTATGGTGGCCGATGAACACTTCATAGTTCGCATCCCAAACAACCTACCGCTTGATAGTGCTGCTCCACTCCTATGTGCCGGGATTACAACCTACAGCCCCTTGAGATATTATGGACTAGACAAGCCCGGAATGCATGTGGGTGTGGTTGGCCTAGGCGGCTTAGGCCACGTCGCGGTGAAGTTTGCCAAGGCTATGGGGGTGAAGGTGACAGTGATCAGTACTTCCCCTAAGAAAGAGGAGGAGGCTATTAAACACCTTGGAGCTGACTCGTTTTTGGTTAGTCGTGACCAAGATCAAATGTAG
- the LOC112190211 gene encoding probable mannitol dehydrogenase, translated as MDGIIDTVSAQHPLLPLIGLLKSHGKLVMVGAPEKPLELPVFPLLMGRKMVAGSLIGGMKETQEMIDFAAKHNITTEIEVIPIDYLNNAMERLAKAEVRYRFVIDIGNTLKASP; from the exons ATGGATGGGATCATTGACACAGTTTCTGCACAACATCCTCTCTTGCCTTTGATTGGTTTGTTGAAGTCTCATGGAAAGCTTGTTATGGTTGGTGCACCAGAAAAGCCTCTTGAGCTTCCGGTTTTTCCTTTACTCATGG GAAGGAAGATGGTAGCTGGTAGCCTCATTGGAGGTATGAAGGAGACACAGGAGATGATCGATTTTGCGGCCAAGCACAACATAACAACAGAGATCGAGGTTATCCCAATTGACTACTTGAACAATGCCATGGAGCGCCTTGCCAAAGCAGAAGTCAGATACCGTTTTGTCATTGACATTGGAAACACACTAAAGGCCAGCCCTTAA